In the Cicer arietinum cultivar CDC Frontier isolate Library 1 unplaced genomic scaffold, Cicar.CDCFrontier_v2.0 Ca_scaffold_5716_v2.0, whole genome shotgun sequence genome, TGGATTCCTTTAACTATTTTGTTAACACTGATATCAAGAAAATTGTTCGTGCTAATAACCTTGTCCAATCGTCTAGGTATCCGCATATATATCTAAGGTATGGATTATGTGCCCTACAGTATGGTACTTTTTTGTTATGTAATTATGTAATGTAATGAAATGACAGTGTTGTCTTAGTTTACACTGACGGAACATGTCCCCTATGCTCTTATTGATTTCCAAGTAAATTATATTCCCATGCTTTTAGCCATTTGTTTTCTCAAGAGGAGGGGTGGTAGGAATGGATGATATATGACGTTATACCAAAATATCTCTcatcttttgaaaaatattactatcaatttttttttttgataaatagtaAAAGTTTAGATGTGTTGGGTTTCGGAAGGTTAGGGTAGACCTTAAGGCTCACAAAACATTAACAAAGATACTTACAGATGACCCACCAAAAAGATCTTCACGCCAACAGCAGAAGTTGAACTCAAGTCCTCATGGGATATGAGACAACTTTTTCCCAACTGGACAAACGTTCATTGACTACAATCaatgttaaattttaataaaacatgTTTCTGAATTATCTGAGAGTAACATTCTTAGACATAGTATTCCCAAGAATGTCATTCATGGGAATGTGGttatatatatcttaaaattaACGCCGTGTGAAGTGTTCTACAAGGGGTTTGGGAATGGAGAAATGGAGCCAAGTGTTTAGCTCACGAATCTCTCCACTTACTTTTGTAATctgttaattttgataaatcatGATAGTTAATCTGAAGCTGACTTTTTTAGTTGTTCTTTATTCTTGAGAGGCTGGCTCAAACCACTTTAAGTTGTTTTACTGATGTGCTAATGTACAAAATGACCTATTCTGCAGGTTTTTGGATGTCAGAATTGGTAAACCGGAAAGAATTTTCGATGGTTCTTCTGAGTATGTTAGTCCACAGACATGCCGATTATCTGACCAAACGTAGGAATCATTTCCCTTAGAAGCATGATCTAATGTTTTTAATTGGATACTGCTGagctattaatataattataataatgcTTAAAAGCATTCTCTTAATTTGCTTGTTAAGTTTTGTGATGTTTCAATTTCTTTTAGTTTACTTATACTAACTATCAGAAGTTGAAGTCAGACCAAATTCTCGGCTGACCCAATACTTAGGAAGGCCTAAAGCGAATTCTAAAATACTACCTTGATAAAAAGAATATACAGGCCTTTTTAATGTTAATAGTTATattctattataatttttatttaaatttcaccTTTCTTAGTTTTTGaaatgcaaaatattttaattaagtagtcaattgttgtatctttttatacTTGTGAGGCCTTTTATTGGTTGcaattatagatttttttttaggtCTAAACATACATGAAAAGTTATTAGTTTTGTTGTGCTTAATCTGTTATGAATTATGCTTCATTTTGTCTTATAAAAAGGTACGCGGCTCCGATACTAGTTAGTGTTGAGTACACTCAGGGAAGTCCTGATAACGTTATAAAAATTCCAAAGGTAATTGaacactattattattattatttgaatttgacAAAGATATGTTTTATTAACTACAACATTGTTTTTTTCCAGAATAAAGTTGTTATTGGAAGAATGCCTATAATGTTGCGgagttgttgttgtgttttgtaTAATAGAGATGAAGCTGAGCTTGCAAAACTTGGTTCGTATGATACATTTGATTGTTTTAttaatcttttgcatttctcattcttttataaaattttacctttagtttttctttgattAGGTGAGTGTCCGCTTGATCCTGGAGGATATTTTGTAATTAAAGGGACCGAGAAGGTGATATTCTGATTCCAAAATACTTCTCGATTTTAGAGATGCTGCCT is a window encoding:
- the LOC101504057 gene encoding DNA-directed RNA polymerase III subunit 2-like, coding for MDNEPLIDPQKPAVDKFQLLPEFLKYRGLVKQHLDSFNYFVNTDIKKIVRANNLVQSSRYPHIYLRFLDVRIGKPERIFDGSSEYVSPQTCRLSDQTYAAPILVSVEYTQGSPDNVIKIPKNKVVIGRMPIMLRSCCCVLYNRDEAELAKLGECPLDPGGYFVIKGTEKVIF